One stretch of Micromonospora cremea DNA includes these proteins:
- the pdhA gene encoding pyruvate dehydrogenase (acetyl-transferring) E1 component subunit alpha: MTTTPQAVRRASPRTRRAATPPDPARPLLPDAEPVRLLDPSGTPLPARTDYPEPPVEALRELYRRMVLGRRFDTQATALTKQGRLAVYPSSRGQEACQVAAVLAVRDTDWVFPTYRESMALVARGIDPVEVLTLLRGDWHCGYDPAAVRTAPQCTPLATQCVHAAGLAHGEAYQGRDTVALAFIGDGATSEGDFHEGINFAAVFKAPVVYFVQNNRYAISVPLSRQTAAPSLAYKGVGYGVPSEQVDGNDPVAVLAVLTRAVAHARAGKGPYLVEAHTYRMEPHTNADDATRYRDGAEVDAWRDRDPVTRLETYLRARGVLDDAAVADIAEQAEAYAADLRTRMNEQPTVDPLSLFDHVYAEPTPQLVEQREQVRAELAAARDEEGDA; encoded by the coding sequence GTGACGACCACACCCCAGGCGGTCCGCAGGGCATCCCCGCGCACCCGCCGGGCGGCCACCCCGCCCGATCCGGCGCGCCCGCTGCTGCCGGACGCCGAGCCTGTCCGCCTGCTCGACCCGAGCGGCACGCCGCTGCCCGCCCGCACCGACTACCCGGAGCCACCCGTCGAGGCGCTGCGTGAGCTGTACCGCCGCATGGTGCTCGGCCGCCGGTTCGACACCCAGGCGACCGCGCTGACCAAGCAGGGCCGGCTCGCCGTCTACCCGTCCTCCCGCGGGCAGGAGGCGTGCCAGGTCGCCGCGGTGCTCGCGGTCCGGGACACCGACTGGGTGTTCCCCACCTACCGCGAATCGATGGCGCTGGTTGCCCGGGGCATCGACCCGGTCGAGGTGCTCACCCTGCTGCGCGGCGACTGGCACTGCGGCTACGACCCGGCCGCGGTCCGGACCGCACCGCAGTGCACCCCCCTCGCGACCCAGTGCGTGCACGCCGCCGGGCTGGCGCACGGCGAGGCGTACCAGGGGCGCGACACGGTGGCACTGGCCTTCATCGGCGACGGCGCGACCAGCGAGGGGGACTTCCACGAGGGGATCAACTTCGCCGCCGTGTTCAAGGCGCCGGTGGTCTACTTCGTGCAGAACAACCGGTACGCGATCAGCGTCCCGCTGTCCCGGCAGACCGCCGCGCCGTCGCTGGCGTACAAGGGCGTCGGCTACGGGGTGCCCAGCGAGCAGGTCGACGGCAACGACCCGGTCGCGGTGCTCGCCGTACTGACCCGCGCGGTCGCCCACGCAAGGGCCGGCAAGGGCCCGTACCTGGTGGAGGCGCACACCTACCGGATGGAGCCGCACACCAACGCCGACGACGCCACCCGCTACCGCGACGGCGCCGAGGTCGACGCCTGGCGGGACCGGGACCCGGTCACCCGACTGGAGACCTACCTGCGGGCGCGCGGGGTGCTCGACGACGCGGCGGTCGCCGACATCGCCGAGCAGGCCGAGGCGTATGCGGCGGACCTGCGGACCCGGATGAACGAGCAGCCCACGGTCGACCCGCTGAGCCTCTTCGACCACGTCTACGCCGAGCCCACCCCGCAGCTGGTCGAGCAGCGCGAGCAGGTCCGCGCCGAGCTGGCCGCCGCCCGCGACGAGGAGGGTGACGCCTGA
- a CDS encoding alpha-hydroxy acid oxidase, whose translation MSAVSLDDYAERARAVLPPAVWDYVAGGSAAEVTLHANRSALDRVAVLPRVLAGVSTANLGTRLLGRPYAMPVGVAPMAYQRLVHPDGELALAAAAGAAGVPYLASTLASTPIEQVAGTGAEVWFQLYWLRERALVRDLLDRVVAAGCRALVVTVDVPVLGRHPRDLRNAFRLPAEVIAANLPGGRDALAHAGAPGLSANDAHTDASFAPALRWADLAWLREHVDLPLVVKGVLDPRDAVEAVRTGADAVVVSNHGGRQLDGAPASVTMLPEVVDAVGDRCQVLLDSGIRGGTDVLRALALGAVGVLVGRPLLWALAVGGEPAARDALALLAAELRDALTLAGCPDPAAAGELRTVAVS comes from the coding sequence ATGTCAGCGGTGTCGCTCGACGACTACGCCGAGCGCGCCCGCGCGGTGCTGCCGCCGGCCGTGTGGGACTACGTCGCCGGCGGCAGCGCGGCCGAGGTGACCTTGCACGCCAACCGGTCCGCCCTGGACCGGGTCGCGGTGCTGCCCCGGGTGCTTGCCGGGGTGAGCACGGCCAACCTGGGAACCCGGCTGCTCGGCCGCCCGTACGCGATGCCCGTCGGGGTGGCGCCGATGGCGTACCAACGGCTGGTGCACCCCGACGGGGAGTTGGCGCTCGCGGCCGCGGCCGGAGCGGCCGGAGTGCCGTACCTGGCCAGCACGCTGGCCAGTACGCCGATCGAGCAGGTCGCCGGCACGGGCGCCGAGGTCTGGTTCCAGCTCTACTGGCTCCGTGAGCGGGCACTGGTCCGCGACCTGCTGGACCGGGTCGTCGCGGCGGGTTGCCGGGCGCTGGTCGTCACCGTGGACGTCCCGGTGCTCGGCCGGCACCCCCGGGACCTGCGCAACGCGTTCCGGCTGCCCGCCGAGGTGATCGCCGCGAACCTGCCCGGCGGGCGGGACGCCCTGGCGCACGCCGGCGCTCCTGGGCTGTCCGCGAACGACGCGCACACCGACGCGTCGTTCGCGCCGGCGCTGCGCTGGGCGGATCTGGCCTGGCTGCGCGAGCACGTCGACCTGCCGCTGGTGGTCAAGGGGGTGCTGGACCCCCGGGACGCGGTCGAGGCGGTACGGACCGGCGCGGACGCGGTGGTCGTCTCCAACCACGGCGGCCGGCAGCTGGACGGGGCGCCGGCCAGCGTCACCATGCTGCCGGAGGTGGTCGACGCGGTCGGCGACCGCTGCCAGGTGCTGTTGGACAGCGGCATCCGCGGTGGCACCGACGTGCTGCGGGCGCTCGCGTTGGGCGCCGTCGGCGTGCTGGTCGGCCGCCCGCTGCTCTGGGCGCTGGCAGTCGGCGGCGAGCCCGCCGCGCGGGACGCGCTGGCGCTGCTCGCCGCCGAACTGCGCGACGCGTTGACCCTCGCCGGCTGCCCCGACCCGGCGGCGGCCGGCGAGCTACGCACGGTGGCGGTGAGCTGA
- a CDS encoding S8 family peptidase yields the protein MKNLRHKTLAAASAVTLGVGLAVTGGLAPAAAAGPDTTFLVLAPQGAKNDRAAAQVAAANGTVVANYEQIGVLVARSSNPDFARRVAGAGVESVAATTGLGTALDEGETVEVSAADLANATGDPTAEPLFGQQWDMPMIGVPQAHAVTTGSADVVVGVLDSGISSSHPDLASQIAKDKSTSCLGGVVDTTEAAWNPTTSDHGTHVAGTIAAAINGVGVTGVAPGVKVAAVKVVNNDGFIYPEAAVCGFLWAAEHGMKVTNNSYYIDPWEFNCRNDARQRPVWQAVQRAIRYSNSKGVLNVASAGNSNVDLAHKTVDAGSPNNGTPEVREINSACVDLPAEAPGVVTVSAVGPTGEKSYYSSYGQGVVDVTAPGGDTRFRTQGAQSTLTDGILSTTFNTATRTNGWGYKQGTSMSGPHVAGVAALAASAHPGMSPGQLASFLERTAQAQSCPAGVYNPVPLLGAAFDATCSGGARTGFYGAGMVSAYNVVR from the coding sequence GTGAAGAACCTCCGCCACAAGACACTGGCCGCCGCGTCCGCGGTGACGCTCGGCGTCGGTCTCGCCGTCACCGGCGGACTGGCACCGGCGGCGGCCGCCGGCCCGGACACCACGTTCCTGGTCCTCGCCCCGCAGGGCGCGAAGAACGACCGGGCCGCTGCCCAGGTGGCCGCCGCCAACGGCACCGTGGTGGCCAACTACGAGCAGATCGGCGTGCTCGTCGCCCGCTCCAGCAACCCTGACTTCGCCCGCAGGGTCGCCGGTGCCGGGGTCGAGTCGGTGGCCGCGACCACCGGGCTCGGCACCGCTCTCGACGAGGGCGAGACCGTCGAGGTCTCCGCCGCCGACCTCGCCAACGCCACCGGTGACCCGACCGCCGAGCCCCTGTTCGGCCAGCAGTGGGACATGCCGATGATCGGCGTCCCGCAGGCCCACGCCGTCACCACCGGAAGCGCCGACGTGGTGGTGGGCGTGCTGGACAGCGGCATCTCCTCCAGCCACCCCGATCTGGCCAGCCAGATCGCCAAGGACAAGAGCACGTCCTGCCTTGGCGGCGTCGTCGACACCACCGAGGCGGCCTGGAACCCGACCACGTCCGACCACGGCACCCACGTGGCGGGCACCATCGCCGCCGCCATCAACGGCGTCGGCGTCACCGGCGTCGCCCCGGGCGTCAAGGTGGCCGCCGTCAAGGTGGTCAACAACGACGGCTTCATCTACCCCGAGGCGGCGGTCTGCGGCTTCCTCTGGGCCGCCGAGCACGGCATGAAGGTCACGAACAACAGCTACTACATCGACCCGTGGGAGTTCAACTGCCGCAACGACGCGCGCCAGCGCCCGGTGTGGCAGGCCGTGCAGCGTGCCATCCGCTACTCGAACAGCAAGGGCGTGCTGAACGTCGCTTCCGCGGGCAACTCCAACGTCGACCTGGCGCACAAGACGGTCGACGCGGGCAGCCCGAACAACGGGACGCCCGAGGTGCGCGAGATCAACAGCGCCTGCGTCGACCTGCCGGCCGAGGCGCCGGGCGTGGTGACCGTCTCGGCGGTCGGCCCGACCGGGGAGAAGAGCTACTACTCCTCGTACGGCCAGGGCGTCGTGGACGTCACCGCTCCGGGTGGTGACACCCGGTTCCGTACCCAGGGTGCCCAGTCGACGCTGACCGACGGCATCCTGTCCACCACCTTCAACACGGCGACGCGGACCAACGGCTGGGGCTACAAGCAGGGCACCTCGATGTCCGGCCCGCACGTCGCCGGCGTCGCGGCGCTGGCGGCCTCGGCCCACCCGGGCATGTCCCCGGGCCAGCTGGCGTCGTTCCTGGAGCGCACAGCCCAGGCGCAGAGCTGCCCCGCTGGTGTCTACAACCCGGTGCCGCTGCTGGGTGCCGCCTTCGACGCGACCTGCTCCGGCGGGGCGCGGACCGGCTTCTACGGCGCGGGCATGGTGAGCGCGTACAACGTGGTCCGCTGA
- a CDS encoding aminoglycoside phosphotransferase family protein, translated as MDAQHLPDVPDTDDAVAARIDVALVRRLVAEQFPHWADLPVRAVEVGGWDNRTFHLGDTMTVRLPSGEGYALQVAKEQRWLPGLGARLPLEVPTPLAHGRAGVGYPYPWSVYRWIDGRTARPERIDDLTRFATDLAGFLRALRSVDATGGPAAGRHSAWRGAPLSTYDAETRAAIETHRDRLPVAVVSDIWQAALDATWAGPPVWFHGDVAYGNLLVRDGRLAAVIDFGCCGVGDPACDTVIAWTLLHGASRAAFRDALDADAATWARGRGWALWKALITLDDPEPAMAAEARHVLGQLLAEHTVAR; from the coding sequence ATGGACGCACAACACCTGCCCGACGTACCCGACACCGACGACGCGGTGGCCGCGCGGATCGACGTGGCACTGGTCCGCCGCCTGGTCGCCGAGCAGTTCCCGCACTGGGCCGACCTGCCGGTACGCGCGGTGGAGGTCGGCGGCTGGGACAACCGCACCTTCCACCTGGGCGACACGATGACCGTGCGGCTGCCCAGCGGCGAGGGGTACGCGCTCCAGGTTGCCAAGGAGCAGCGCTGGCTGCCGGGGCTCGGCGCGCGGTTGCCCTTGGAGGTGCCCACCCCCCTGGCCCACGGTCGGGCGGGCGTCGGCTACCCGTACCCCTGGTCGGTCTACCGATGGATCGACGGACGGACCGCCCGGCCCGAGCGGATCGACGACCTGACCCGGTTCGCCACCGACCTCGCCGGCTTCCTGCGCGCCCTGCGGAGCGTCGACGCCACGGGCGGCCCCGCCGCCGGCCGGCACAGCGCCTGGCGGGGCGCGCCGCTGTCCACCTACGACGCCGAGACCCGGGCCGCGATCGAGACGCACCGTGACCGGCTACCCGTCGCCGTCGTCAGCGACATCTGGCAGGCCGCCCTCGACGCCACCTGGGCCGGGCCTCCGGTCTGGTTCCACGGCGACGTCGCGTACGGCAACCTCCTGGTCCGCGACGGCCGGCTCGCCGCCGTCATCGACTTCGGCTGCTGCGGCGTCGGGGACCCCGCCTGCGACACCGTGATCGCCTGGACCCTGCTGCACGGCGCCAGCCGGGCAGCCTTCCGCGACGCGCTCGACGCCGACGCGGCCACGTGGGCCCGCGGGCGGGGCTGGGCGCTGTGGAAGGCGCTGATCACCCTGGACGATCCGGAGCCGGCCATGGCCGCCGAGGCTCGACACGTGCTCGGTCAGCTGCTCGCCGAGCACACCGTGGCCCGCTGA
- a CDS encoding Lrp/AsnC family transcriptional regulator yields MGASVSQEAADEAGRTTGSGRSARPLDEVDRRILDELVRDGRTSVRTLAERIHISRTNAYARVERLLRDGVITGFRAQVEPVAAGLGTSAYIALTIEQNTWREVSAELARVRYIEHAALLGGDHDVLALVRAPDNAALRDVVLGRVQSIPGVLSTRTWLVFEEFDGAGSPWA; encoded by the coding sequence ATGGGTGCATCGGTGAGCCAGGAGGCCGCAGACGAGGCCGGCCGGACGACCGGATCGGGACGATCGGCACGCCCCTTGGACGAGGTGGACCGGCGGATCCTCGACGAGCTGGTCCGCGACGGGCGGACCTCGGTGCGCACCCTCGCTGAGCGGATCCACATTTCCCGCACCAACGCGTACGCCCGGGTGGAGCGGCTGCTGCGCGACGGAGTGATCACCGGGTTCCGGGCCCAGGTGGAGCCCGTCGCGGCCGGCCTGGGCACCTCGGCGTACATCGCGCTGACGATCGAGCAGAACACCTGGCGGGAGGTTTCCGCGGAGCTGGCCCGGGTGCGCTACATCGAGCACGCCGCGCTGCTCGGCGGCGACCACGACGTGCTCGCGCTGGTCCGCGCACCGGACAACGCCGCGCTGCGGGACGTGGTGCTGGGCCGGGTGCAGAGCATCCCGGGGGTGCTGTCCACCCGCACCTGGCTGGTCTTCGAGGAGTTCGACGGGGCCGGCAGCCCGTGGGCGTGA
- a CDS encoding NAD(P)H-hydrate dehydratase yields the protein MPSRSEVQVITPGLLRDWELPVPAGGKESRGTVLVVGGSRFTPGAVLLAGVAALRAGAGVLQLTAAESTAATLSVQVPEALVIGLPETPAGAAAADGDGQLGELIGHADVVALGPGLKGIDETRRLLRLVLDAAGPRTPLVLDAYALGALSHEPDLLVGSGRPVVLTPNVTEAGHLLGRDPGDDLDAEAAELAARYEAVVSLYGHVAAPDGRRWREESGDAGLGTSGSGDVLAGLLAGLLSRGAEPAQAACWGAFAHAVSGQRLIPRYGRIGFLARELLDEIPRTLATV from the coding sequence ATGCCGAGCCGGTCTGAGGTGCAGGTGATCACGCCGGGGCTGCTGCGGGACTGGGAGCTGCCGGTCCCGGCCGGCGGCAAGGAGAGCCGGGGCACCGTGCTGGTGGTCGGCGGCTCCCGCTTCACCCCCGGGGCGGTGCTGCTCGCCGGGGTCGCCGCGCTGCGCGCAGGCGCGGGGGTGCTCCAGCTCACCGCCGCCGAGTCCACCGCTGCCACGCTGAGCGTCCAGGTGCCCGAGGCGCTGGTGATCGGGCTGCCGGAGACCCCGGCCGGCGCGGCCGCCGCGGACGGGGACGGCCAGCTCGGCGAGTTGATCGGTCATGCCGACGTGGTGGCCCTGGGCCCCGGGCTGAAGGGGATCGACGAGACGCGCCGGCTGCTGCGCCTGGTCCTGGACGCGGCGGGGCCGCGTACCCCGCTGGTGCTCGACGCGTACGCCCTGGGCGCGCTCAGCCACGAGCCGGACCTGCTGGTCGGCTCGGGGCGACCGGTGGTGCTGACCCCGAACGTCACCGAGGCCGGGCACCTGCTCGGCCGGGACCCGGGCGACGACCTGGACGCCGAGGCGGCCGAGCTGGCCGCCCGGTACGAGGCGGTCGTCTCGCTGTACGGGCACGTGGCCGCGCCGGACGGGCGGCGTTGGCGCGAGGAGAGCGGCGACGCCGGGCTGGGCACCTCGGGCAGCGGGGACGTGCTCGCCGGGCTGCTGGCCGGTCTGCTCTCCCGGGGCGCGGAGCCGGCCCAGGCCGCCTGCTGGGGAGCGTTCGCGCACGCGGTGAGCGGCCAGCGGCTCATCCCCCGGTACGGCCGGATCGGCTTCCTGGCCCGGGAACTGCTCGACGAGATCCCCCGCACGCTGGCCACGGTCTGA
- a CDS encoding DNA polymerase domain-containing protein: MATAAEEIQVGERLVRVSSPDKPYFPERGLTKLDVVRYFLAVGDGILRALRDRPTMLERWPRGVFEGATIATRQTNRGDAFYQKRLPAGAPDWVRTAHITFPSGRTADEVAPSELAVVIWAANLGTLRFHPWPVTAADVERPDQLRIDLDPMPGVDFAQVVPVAHEVRAFLAELGMTGYPKTTGGRGLHVYLSIEPRWSFGECRRAVLALGREMQRRLPDLVTTTWWREQRDRPVFVDYNQMARDHTVTSAYSIRPTPAALVSAPLDWSELDRVRPEDFDVLSMPARFAERGDPHAGLDGDRHSLEPLLELADREGLEAPPER, encoded by the coding sequence GTGGCCACGGCGGCGGAGGAGATCCAGGTGGGGGAGCGGCTGGTCCGCGTCTCCAGCCCTGACAAGCCGTACTTTCCGGAACGCGGGCTGACCAAGCTGGACGTGGTGCGCTACTTCCTGGCGGTGGGCGACGGCATTCTGCGCGCGCTGCGGGACCGGCCGACCATGTTGGAACGCTGGCCGCGCGGCGTCTTCGAGGGCGCCACGATCGCCACCCGGCAGACCAACCGGGGTGACGCGTTCTACCAGAAGCGGCTGCCGGCGGGCGCGCCCGACTGGGTGCGGACCGCGCACATCACCTTTCCGAGCGGCCGCACCGCCGACGAGGTCGCGCCGAGCGAGCTGGCCGTGGTGATCTGGGCGGCCAACCTGGGCACGCTGCGCTTCCATCCGTGGCCGGTCACCGCCGCCGACGTGGAGCGCCCCGACCAGCTGCGCATCGACCTCGACCCGATGCCCGGCGTCGACTTCGCGCAGGTGGTGCCGGTGGCCCATGAGGTGCGGGCGTTCCTCGCCGAGCTGGGCATGACCGGCTACCCGAAGACCACCGGCGGCCGGGGCCTGCACGTCTACCTGTCGATCGAGCCGCGGTGGAGCTTCGGCGAGTGCCGGCGGGCGGTGCTCGCGCTGGGCCGGGAGATGCAGCGCCGTCTGCCCGACCTGGTCACCACCACCTGGTGGCGCGAGCAGCGGGACCGGCCGGTCTTCGTCGACTACAACCAGATGGCCCGGGACCACACGGTGACGTCGGCGTACTCGATCCGGCCGACGCCGGCCGCGCTGGTCTCCGCGCCGCTGGACTGGTCGGAACTGGACCGGGTGCGGCCGGAGGACTTCGACGTGCTCAGCATGCCGGCCCGGTTCGCCGAACGGGGCGACCCGCACGCCGGCTTGGACGGCGACCGGCATTCGCTCGAGCCGCTGCTGGAGCTGGCCGACCGGGAGGGGCTGGAGGCCCCGCCGGAGCGCTGA
- a CDS encoding SDR family NAD(P)-dependent oxidoreductase yields MPGPFQAVYNASKSFVQSFAEALRNELKDSGVTATSLMPGPTDTEFFDRADMEDTRVGSGKKDDPAKVAAQGFAALMKGDQTVTAGSLMNKVQTAAGKIVPDKLKSEQHRRMAEPGSGD; encoded by the coding sequence ATGCCCGGGCCGTTCCAGGCGGTCTACAACGCGTCGAAGTCGTTCGTGCAGTCCTTCGCCGAGGCGCTGCGCAACGAACTGAAGGACAGCGGCGTCACGGCGACCTCGCTGATGCCCGGGCCGACCGACACCGAGTTCTTCGACCGGGCCGACATGGAGGACACCCGGGTCGGCTCCGGGAAGAAGGACGACCCGGCGAAGGTCGCCGCGCAGGGCTTCGCCGCGCTGATGAAGGGCGACCAGACGGTCACCGCGGGTTCGCTGATGAACAAGGTGCAGACCGCGGCCGGCAAGATCGTCCCGGACAAGCTCAAGTCCGAGCAGCACCGCCGGATGGCCGAGCCGGGCTCGGGCGACTGA
- a CDS encoding glycine hydroxymethyltransferase — protein sequence MSRNAESTAFRSALEVIRAVEPRVADAIGAELTDQRESLKLIASENYASPATLLAMGNWFSDKYAEGTVGRRFYAGCQNVDTVEALAAEHARELFGAAHAYVQPHSGIDANLVAFWAVLADRVESPALKKAQVRQVNDLTEADWFALRRELGNQRMLGMSLDAGGHLTHGFRPNISGKMFDQRSYGTDPATGLIDYDQVAEAAREFKPLILVGGYSAYPRKVNFRILREIADSVGATFMVDMAHFAGLVAGKVFTGDFDPVPHAHIVTTTTHKSLRGPRGGMVLCQPELADQVDRGCPMVLGGPLPHVMAAKAVALAEARRPDFADYAQRIVDNAQALAEGLLSRGAKLVTGGTDNHLVLIDVSGYGLTGRQAEQALLDSGIVTNRNSVPQDPNGAWYTSGIRIGTPALTTRGLGTAEMDQTAELMHTVLTQTTAGANADGTPSKAKYTLDPALADKIARQATDLLAPFPLYPTVDLT from the coding sequence ATGTCGCGCAACGCCGAGTCCACCGCATTCCGGAGTGCCCTTGAGGTGATCCGGGCCGTCGAGCCGCGGGTGGCCGACGCCATCGGCGCCGAGCTGACCGATCAGCGGGAGTCTCTCAAGCTCATCGCCAGCGAAAACTACGCCTCTCCAGCGACCCTGCTCGCGATGGGCAACTGGTTCAGCGACAAGTACGCCGAGGGCACCGTCGGGCGCCGCTTCTACGCCGGTTGCCAGAACGTCGACACCGTCGAGGCACTCGCCGCCGAGCACGCCCGCGAGCTGTTCGGCGCGGCGCACGCCTACGTGCAGCCGCACTCGGGCATCGACGCCAACCTGGTCGCGTTCTGGGCGGTGCTGGCCGACCGGGTGGAGTCCCCCGCGCTGAAGAAGGCGCAGGTACGCCAGGTCAACGACCTCACCGAGGCCGACTGGTTCGCGCTGCGTCGCGAGCTGGGCAACCAGCGGATGCTCGGCATGTCGCTGGACGCTGGCGGCCACCTCACCCACGGCTTCCGGCCGAACATCTCCGGCAAGATGTTCGACCAGCGCAGCTACGGCACCGACCCGGCGACCGGTCTGATCGACTACGACCAGGTGGCCGAGGCGGCCCGCGAGTTCAAGCCGCTGATCCTGGTCGGCGGCTACTCGGCGTACCCCCGGAAGGTGAACTTCCGGATCCTGCGGGAGATCGCCGACTCGGTCGGCGCCACCTTCATGGTCGACATGGCGCACTTCGCCGGCCTGGTGGCGGGCAAGGTGTTCACCGGCGACTTCGACCCGGTGCCGCACGCGCACATCGTCACCACCACCACGCACAAGTCGCTGCGCGGCCCGCGCGGCGGCATGGTGCTCTGCCAGCCGGAGCTGGCCGACCAGGTGGACCGGGGCTGCCCGATGGTGCTCGGTGGCCCGCTGCCGCACGTGATGGCCGCCAAGGCGGTCGCGCTGGCCGAGGCCCGCCGCCCCGACTTCGCCGACTACGCCCAGCGGATCGTGGACAACGCGCAGGCCCTCGCGGAGGGGCTGCTGAGCCGGGGCGCGAAGCTGGTCACCGGCGGCACCGACAACCACCTGGTGCTGATCGACGTGTCCGGCTACGGGCTCACCGGCCGGCAGGCCGAGCAGGCGCTGCTGGACTCGGGCATCGTCACCAACCGCAACTCGGTCCCGCAGGACCCGAACGGCGCGTGGTACACCTCGGGCATCCGGATCGGCACCCCGGCTCTGACCACCCGGGGCCTGGGCACCGCGGAGATGGACCAGACCGCGGAGCTCATGCACACCGTGCTCACCCAGACCACGGCCGGCGCCAACGCCGACGGCACCCCCTCGAAGGCCAAGTACACCCTCGACCCGGCCCTCGCCGACAAGATCGCCCGCCAGGCCACCGACCTGCTGGCACCGTTCCCGCTCTACCCCACCGTCGACCTCACCTGA
- a CDS encoding histidine phosphatase family protein, giving the protein MAELATLWIIRHGESTANVAATEAESNGADLIGLTHRDADVPLSPTGEEQARATGRWLAGLPADRRPDVAVVSPYLRAVSTAELALHGTGVPVSRDERLRDRELGILDGLTGHGVRRRFPDEAERRARLGKFYYRPPGGESWTDVALRLRTLLGDLRRDHAGQRVLLFGHDALVFLLRYLVEGLTEPELMALTREHVIANCSITHWSADSEDRLMPGGFNEVGHLRRQGAQPTREDEVHAEPV; this is encoded by the coding sequence ATGGCCGAACTGGCAACCCTGTGGATCATCCGGCACGGCGAGAGCACCGCGAACGTGGCGGCGACCGAGGCCGAGTCCAACGGTGCGGACCTGATCGGGCTGACCCACCGGGACGCCGACGTGCCGCTCTCCCCCACCGGCGAGGAGCAGGCCCGGGCCACCGGCCGCTGGCTGGCCGGACTGCCCGCGGACCGACGCCCGGACGTGGCGGTGGTCTCGCCGTACCTGCGGGCGGTCTCCACCGCCGAGCTGGCACTGCACGGCACCGGGGTGCCGGTGAGCCGGGACGAGCGGCTGCGCGACCGGGAGCTGGGCATCCTCGACGGGCTGACCGGGCACGGGGTGCGCCGGCGGTTTCCGGACGAGGCCGAACGCCGGGCCCGGCTGGGCAAGTTCTACTACCGGCCGCCCGGCGGGGAGTCCTGGACCGACGTGGCGCTGCGGCTGCGGACGCTCCTCGGCGACCTGCGCCGGGACCACGCCGGCCAGCGGGTACTGCTCTTCGGTCACGACGCGCTGGTGTTCCTGCTGCGCTACCTGGTGGAGGGCCTGACCGAGCCGGAACTGATGGCGCTGACCCGCGAACACGTGATCGCCAACTGCTCGATCACCCACTGGTCGGCCGACAGCGAGGATCGGCTGATGCCCGGCGGGTTCAACGAGGTCGGCCACCTGCGCCGCCAGGGCGCCCAGCCGACCAGGGAGGACGAGGTCCATGCCGAGCCGGTCTGA
- a CDS encoding hemerythrin domain-containing protein produces the protein MSTDAIVLLKEDHKEMRRLFKAFQDAEEWPASQRQKLVGQILEALTVHTYLENEVIYPEIRRLLPDLKDDILESYEEHHVADLLCFELAGMDAKDERFNAKTTVLIENVTHHVEEEEQEWFPKVREALGRKQLQEIGEKMIALRADAPRTPSEPKAIKKAIDAVTA, from the coding sequence GTGTCGACCGATGCCATCGTCCTGCTCAAAGAGGACCACAAGGAGATGCGCCGCCTGTTCAAGGCTTTCCAGGATGCCGAGGAGTGGCCGGCGAGCCAACGGCAGAAGCTGGTGGGCCAGATCCTGGAGGCCCTGACCGTGCACACCTACCTGGAGAACGAGGTGATATACCCGGAGATCCGCCGGCTCCTGCCCGACCTGAAGGACGACATCCTCGAGTCGTACGAGGAGCACCACGTGGCCGACCTGCTCTGCTTCGAGCTGGCCGGGATGGACGCCAAGGACGAGCGCTTCAACGCCAAGACGACGGTGCTGATCGAGAACGTCACGCACCACGTCGAGGAGGAGGAGCAGGAGTGGTTCCCCAAGGTGCGCGAGGCACTGGGCCGCAAGCAGCTCCAGGAGATCGGCGAGAAGATGATCGCGCTGCGCGCGGACGCGCCGCGTACCCCCAGCGAGCCGAAGGCGATCAAGAAGGCGATCGACGCGGTGACCGCCTGA
- a CDS encoding MmcQ/YjbR family DNA-binding protein yields MASWEDVRRIALALPETTERGSYDGLPAWRVRDKPFVWERPLRGADLAALGAAAPDGPLLGVRVPDLGVKEALLADDPSVYLTTPHFEGYPAVLVRLDRIGVPELIEVITEAWYARAPKRLAAAHRARQESADG; encoded by the coding sequence ATGGCCAGCTGGGAGGACGTGCGCCGGATCGCGCTCGCGCTGCCCGAGACCACCGAACGGGGCTCGTACGACGGGCTGCCCGCCTGGCGGGTGCGGGACAAGCCGTTCGTGTGGGAACGACCGCTCCGCGGGGCCGACCTGGCCGCCCTCGGCGCCGCCGCACCGGACGGGCCGCTCCTCGGCGTGCGGGTGCCCGACCTGGGCGTCAAGGAGGCCCTGCTCGCCGACGACCCGTCGGTCTACCTCACCACCCCGCACTTCGAGGGCTACCCGGCCGTGCTGGTCCGGCTCGACCGGATCGGTGTGCCCGAGCTGATCGAGGTGATCACCGAGGCGTGGTACGCCCGCGCCCCCAAACGGCTCGCCGCCGCACACCGGGCCCGGCAGGAGTCGGCCGACGGCTAG